In Alkalihalobacterium alkalinitrilicum, a genomic segment contains:
- a CDS encoding helix-turn-helix transcriptional regulator: MRQWLIDKRGNLSQEFVAAESGISRGAYSNIENGKRDPSVTVAKNIGKVLGFDWTIFFEDKCFETAHYQPAASNS, translated from the coding sequence ATGAGACAATGGCTCATTGACAAGAGAGGTAATCTTAGCCAAGAATTTGTTGCTGCTGAGTCTGGCATCAGTAGAGGAGCATATTCGAACATTGAAAACGGAAAAAGAGATCCTAGTGTAACTGTCGCCAAGAATATTGGGAAAGTGTTAGGGTTCGATTGGACCATTTTTTTTGAAGATAAATGCTTCGAAACGGCTCATTACCAACCTGCGGCAAGTAATTCTTAG
- a CDS encoding helix-turn-helix domain-containing protein, with translation MFGDRLAKLRTDKKLTQSDFASKLGIPRSTYSNYENGKRQPDFETLQKIADFFEVTTDYLLGRSDKPKFEDKPKEGLAFMGGAEDLTEEEKEYLKETLEVFRRMKARRENKD, from the coding sequence TTGTTTGGAGATAGATTAGCTAAATTAAGAACGGACAAAAAACTTACTCAGTCGGATTTCGCAAGTAAGTTAGGGATCCCTAGAAGTACTTATTCCAATTATGAAAATGGAAAAAGACAACCAGATTTTGAAACCCTCCAAAAGATAGCCGATTTCTTTGAAGTCACCACTGACTACCTCCTGGGTAGGTCCGATAAACCGAAGTTTGAAGATAAGCCAAAAGAAGGACTAGCTTTTATGGGTGGAGCTGAGGATCTCACTGAGGAAGAAAAGGAATATTTGAAAGAAACATTAGAGGTATTCCGAAGAATGAAGGCCAGAAGAGAAAATAAAGACTAA
- a CDS encoding potassium channel family protein, which produces MRHATCTGRVFIFMGGGENLKYKNKFTSIYELLMFFAALISVTFIWTDTMSWLNHLVWLIFFIDVSVRIIRSKNKLTYIKKNPFDIIAIIPLDAIFQLARIVRLYRVVRFGIIVKKYARPAFEILKTNGLDKVLIFTSMLIIVCAIPITIVEPSMETYTDGLWWSIVTATTVGYGDISPTTGIGRVIAVLLMMFGIGLIGMVTGAIATYFINGEEKKEDPTIEYIKNELNRLDQMDDKEFERLLLLMKSLKNEKSIS; this is translated from the coding sequence ATGAGGCACGCAACTTGTACGGGGCGTGTCTTTATTTTTATGGGTGGTGGGGAAAATTTGAAATATAAGAATAAATTTACTTCTATTTATGAATTACTTATGTTTTTTGCTGCTCTAATTTCAGTTACTTTTATATGGACTGATACTATGTCCTGGCTCAATCATTTAGTTTGGTTGATATTTTTTATTGATGTTTCTGTACGCATAATAAGAAGTAAAAATAAACTTACATACATAAAGAAAAATCCATTTGATATTATAGCAATTATTCCTTTAGATGCTATTTTCCAATTAGCAAGGATCGTACGTTTATATAGGGTGGTCCGTTTCGGAATAATTGTTAAAAAATATGCAAGGCCAGCTTTCGAGATCCTTAAAACAAATGGTTTGGATAAAGTATTAATCTTCACTTCTATGTTAATCATAGTTTGTGCTATTCCTATCACAATTGTAGAGCCTTCTATGGAAACCTACACTGACGGTTTGTGGTGGTCAATCGTAACTGCTACAACAGTCGGTTATGGGGACATTTCACCAACAACGGGTATAGGGCGTGTTATTGCTGTTTTATTAATGATGTTCGGTATAGGACTTATAGGAATGGTGACGGGAGCTATTGCTACATACTTCATTAATGGTGAGGAGAAAAAAGAAGATCCTACAATTGAATATATAAAAAATGAATTAAATAGGTTAGACCAAATGGATGATAAGGAATTTGAGCGCCTATTACTTTTAATGAAAAGCCTTAAAAATGAAAAAAGTATTAGTTAA
- a CDS encoding ImmA/IrrE family metallo-endopeptidase, translating to MNIELYKTTPLEESIYSRYQANGIHTVEDLHMGNVATILGGDIAYTQTRSHARWIDDETNYFVVFLNPSQDIRKQRYDFFHEIAHPLNHVGDQRMVSPLFNHYQEIQAEQFQLYAALPFYMVVDYKDVPESVLSKILAQEFILPESLVIKRIEQIKRRIMQEYYHEELVKKMVSNRRKADTSNWSSETKSLVKLALTRKQQKELICK from the coding sequence ATGAACATAGAACTATATAAAACTACTCCATTAGAAGAGTCGATTTATAGTAGATACCAAGCAAATGGCATCCACACTGTTGAAGACCTACATATGGGGAATGTAGCAACTATTCTAGGTGGAGATATAGCATATACACAAACACGCTCTCATGCCAGGTGGATCGATGATGAAACGAATTACTTTGTTGTGTTCTTAAACCCTTCACAGGACATAAGGAAGCAAAGATACGATTTTTTTCATGAGATTGCACATCCGTTAAATCATGTCGGCGATCAAAGGATGGTCTCTCCCCTTTTTAATCATTACCAAGAAATTCAAGCAGAACAATTTCAACTTTATGCAGCTCTCCCCTTCTACATGGTTGTAGACTATAAAGACGTTCCTGAGTCTGTTCTTAGTAAGATACTAGCTCAAGAATTTATTTTACCTGAAAGTTTAGTCATTAAAAGAATTGAACAAATTAAACGAAGAATTATGCAAGAATACTATCACGAAGAGCTAGTTAAAAAGATGGTCTCAAACAGAAGAAAAGCAGATACCTCGAACTGGTCTAGTGAAACCAAGAGTTTAGTTAAATTAGCTTTAACGAGAAAACAACAAAAGGAACTGATATGCAAATGA
- a CDS encoding recombinase family protein — protein sequence MKCAIYIRVSTKLQEERYSLSAQQSELTNYANKQDWHIVGEFKDVESGGKLNKKGLNQLLDYVEEGRIDVVLCIDQDRLSRLDTVGWEYLKSTLRENDVKIAEPGSITDLANEDQEFISDIKNLIARREKKSVVRRMMRGKRQMMREGKPWGKTPIGYTYSKETKEYSIDDKWAWVIPYIDKLYLEDQLGMKAIADRLNEISKSPSGTMWNQTLVHRRLISKAFHGVMEKKFENGEVITIEDMYPPLRTRETYDLIQEERTKRGKLFKVTSRRRPDVHILRRTLITCGHCGRKLGIQQNGLKESPVYYVKHGRKMRLSDRSTCDISVNTIRFEYNLTAAIKEILSGEDLAKKYIKLETKKSDVDEIAAQLKDINKSIETLHEKIDKLLDLYLDADVKLSKEKLVERQKSLENELEFQQKRQRQLEAKLATLKKNEWNYNMIYQYLEVAKDFDTELTALEQTQLVGRLFPTAKMYSDKIIMIAEIGDVPVEVEVPINEDLNTWHHTKQASYKEKYRGKL from the coding sequence ATGAAATGTGCGATATACATTCGTGTTTCAACTAAACTCCAGGAGGAGCGCTATTCCCTTTCCGCTCAACAATCTGAACTTACTAATTATGCTAATAAACAAGATTGGCACATTGTTGGAGAATTTAAAGATGTTGAGTCTGGTGGGAAGTTAAATAAAAAAGGACTTAACCAGCTGCTTGATTACGTTGAAGAAGGACGGATTGATGTTGTTCTTTGTATTGACCAGGATAGACTCTCTCGACTGGATACTGTCGGATGGGAATATTTAAAAAGTACTTTACGTGAAAATGACGTTAAGATCGCTGAACCTGGATCCATTACTGATCTTGCTAATGAGGACCAAGAGTTTATTTCAGATATAAAGAACCTAATAGCCAGACGTGAGAAAAAATCGGTTGTTAGACGTATGATGCGCGGAAAACGCCAAATGATGAGAGAAGGTAAACCTTGGGGAAAAACACCTATTGGTTATACGTACAGTAAAGAAACTAAGGAATATTCGATTGATGACAAGTGGGCGTGGGTAATCCCATATATCGATAAACTCTATTTAGAAGATCAACTAGGAATGAAAGCTATTGCAGATCGATTAAATGAAATATCAAAGAGTCCCTCAGGCACCATGTGGAATCAGACATTAGTCCATCGACGACTAATTTCAAAAGCTTTCCATGGTGTGATGGAGAAGAAATTTGAGAATGGTGAAGTGATCACGATTGAAGATATGTACCCTCCTCTTCGAACCAGGGAAACATATGATTTAATTCAAGAAGAGCGGACTAAACGTGGGAAACTATTTAAAGTCACCAGCCGTCGTAGACCTGATGTTCACATATTACGAAGAACTTTAATAACATGTGGCCATTGTGGTAGGAAGCTCGGGATCCAGCAAAACGGATTAAAGGAAAGCCCAGTATATTATGTTAAACATGGACGTAAAATGCGATTAAGTGATCGGTCAACATGTGATATTTCTGTTAACACTATTCGTTTTGAATATAATTTAACAGCAGCCATAAAGGAAATCCTATCTGGTGAAGATCTGGCCAAAAAATATATAAAATTAGAAACAAAAAAGAGCGACGTTGATGAGATTGCCGCTCAGCTAAAAGATATTAATAAGTCCATTGAAACACTTCATGAAAAAATAGACAAGCTACTTGATTTATATTTAGATGCAGACGTTAAATTATCTAAAGAAAAATTAGTAGAACGTCAAAAAAGTTTAGAAAATGAATTGGAATTCCAGCAAAAGAGACAAAGGCAGCTCGAAGCAAAATTAGCAACACTGAAGAAAAACGAGTGGAATTACAACATGATTTATCAGTATTTAGAAGTTGCAAAGGACTTCGATACCGAACTAACTGCATTAGAACAAACTCAATTAGTTGGTCGCTTATTCCCTACTGCTAAAATGTATAGCGATAAAATAATTATGATTGCTGAAATTGGTGACGTTCCAGTAGAGGTTGAGGTACCAATTAATGAGGACCTTAACACCTGGCATCACACGAAACAAGCATCATATAAGGAAAAATACAGGGGTAAACTTTAG
- the comGB gene encoding competence type IV pilus assembly protein ComGB, protein MRWDKRFNGIKKAEFLQRLGLLLQQGYSLSAGLELIQISHKKQVKEKLTEVLQCLKDGQPLFKALEGMNLPNNISSFIFVAEQIGTLSDGLVEAGKLYLKQELIKDRVGKLLRYPLFLIWLLFIILIIMITYLFPHFKNLYETMSVELPIVTVFFLRFIDSIPVLLIIALVIFLFVFTYYMTKFRHFTPHNKVTLLLKVPFLSSFISMFITYYFSVQLSSLLKAGLSISQALTIFKSQSVIMFFQDEATWLIHRLKDGEDLAVALSSRPFFEEELSLVIVHGQNRGALDVELLHYSEHLFISIEEKVKRIVMILQPGLFLIIGIIVLFMFLSILVPMFQLINSLS, encoded by the coding sequence ATGAGATGGGACAAGAGGTTTAACGGGATAAAAAAAGCTGAATTTCTGCAGAGACTGGGCCTTTTGCTGCAACAAGGTTACAGTCTTTCAGCTGGTTTAGAATTAATTCAAATATCTCACAAAAAACAAGTAAAAGAAAAATTAACGGAAGTTCTTCAATGCCTTAAAGATGGACAACCTTTATTTAAGGCACTCGAAGGGATGAACTTACCGAATAATATTAGTTCCTTTATCTTTGTTGCAGAGCAGATTGGGACTCTCTCGGACGGTTTGGTTGAAGCAGGAAAATTGTATCTAAAGCAAGAACTTATTAAAGATAGGGTAGGTAAATTGTTAAGGTACCCATTATTTTTAATATGGTTACTTTTTATTATCTTAATTATAATGATTACTTATTTGTTTCCTCATTTTAAAAATCTTTATGAAACGATGTCTGTGGAGTTACCGATAGTAACTGTATTTTTTCTTCGCTTCATAGATAGTATTCCAGTCTTGTTAATCATCGCTCTGGTAATTTTTCTATTCGTCTTCACTTACTACATGACAAAATTCCGCCATTTTACTCCTCATAATAAAGTGACTTTACTACTGAAAGTTCCGTTTCTATCCTCGTTTATTTCAATGTTTATCACATACTATTTTTCTGTTCAACTAAGTAGTTTATTAAAAGCGGGGTTGTCTATTTCCCAAGCGTTAACTATATTTAAAAGTCAAAGTGTTATAATGTTCTTTCAAGATGAAGCCACGTGGTTAATTCACAGATTAAAGGACGGGGAAGATTTGGCTGTTGCTTTAAGCTCGAGACCATTTTTTGAAGAGGAATTATCACTCGTGATAGTCCATGGACAGAATCGAGGAGCTCTTGATGTAGAATTACTTCATTATAGTGAGCATTTATTTATTTCTATAGAAGAAAAAGTAAAGAGGATAGTAATGATTTTACAACCAGGTCTATTTCTTATTATTGGTATCATTGTATTATTCATGTTCTTATCTATCCTTGTGCCCATGTTTCAGTTGATTAACTCTTTAAGTTAA
- the comGA gene encoding competence type IV pilus ATPase ComGA — protein sequence MEDIEQKSNRLLIEATKRKASDIHIVPYRSQASIFFRIHQRLQFIEEVSKRMCEKLVSHFKFSASMDIGEKRKPQNGSMEFTYHSTLISLRLSTIPTPFQESLVIRLLPQDKALSLEQLPLFYNDSSFLKRITQKRSGLIIITGPTGSGKTTTLYSIMQAAREEEFLNIVTLEDPIEKRTEGITQLEINDKAGITYNEGLKAILRHDPDIIMVGEIRDHLTAQLAIRSAMTGHLVLTTMHTKDTVSAIYRLLELNIAAHDIEQSLVGVIAQRLVERRCPLCGDNCSIYCEKVYPNQITALYEFLFGGELEKVRKSIFKNRPLSSPRISTIHNQIIKAYALGYITRRSLEKWGGNE from the coding sequence TTGGAAGATATTGAACAAAAAAGTAATCGTTTATTAATTGAAGCTACAAAGAGAAAGGCGAGTGATATACATATTGTTCCATATAGAAGCCAAGCAAGTATTTTTTTTAGAATTCATCAAAGGTTACAGTTCATTGAAGAAGTTTCTAAAAGAATGTGTGAAAAGTTAGTTAGCCACTTTAAATTCTCAGCCTCCATGGATATTGGGGAAAAAAGAAAGCCACAAAATGGATCTATGGAGTTTACTTATCATTCAACCCTCATCAGCTTACGCCTTTCTACAATACCTACGCCTTTTCAGGAAAGTTTAGTCATTCGTCTTTTACCTCAAGATAAAGCTTTATCTCTCGAGCAACTTCCTCTATTTTACAATGATTCTTCATTTTTAAAACGAATAACGCAAAAAAGAAGTGGCTTGATTATTATTACTGGACCAACGGGATCTGGTAAGACGACAACGTTATACTCCATCATGCAGGCTGCTAGGGAGGAGGAGTTTTTAAATATTGTAACCTTAGAAGATCCAATTGAGAAAAGAACAGAAGGGATCACACAATTGGAGATTAATGATAAAGCTGGTATTACGTATAATGAAGGGTTGAAAGCTATCCTTCGTCATGACCCTGATATTATTATGGTTGGTGAGATTAGAGATCATTTAACAGCACAACTCGCTATTCGTTCAGCTATGACAGGGCATCTTGTTTTAACAACAATGCATACAAAAGATACCGTTAGTGCGATATATCGATTGCTGGAGTTAAATATAGCAGCTCACGATATTGAACAATCACTTGTTGGAGTTATTGCACAAAGGTTAGTGGAACGACGCTGTCCGCTTTGTGGAGACAATTGCTCGATCTACTGTGAAAAAGTATATCCTAATCAAATTACGGCTTTATATGAATTCCTATTTGGCGGTGAATTAGAAAAAGTCCGAAAAAGTATTTTTAAAAACCGACCTTTATCTAGTCCAAGAATATCGACTATTCATAATCAAATAATTAAGGCTTATGCACTTGGATATATAACAAGACGCTCCCTAGAGAAATGGGGTGGAAACGAATGA
- a CDS encoding MTH1187 family thiamine-binding protein produces the protein MAIVDVTIIPIGTNASSVSHYVADIHRVLEKYNKKIKYQLTPMSTIIEGELPVLFEVIQAIHEVPFEAGVQRVATNIRIDDRRDKASTLEGKLASVNEKLSDQSTPE, from the coding sequence ATGGCCATTGTAGATGTTACGATTATACCGATTGGCACCAATGCATCAAGTGTAAGTCATTATGTTGCTGATATACACAGGGTTTTAGAAAAGTATAACAAAAAAATAAAGTACCAACTAACCCCGATGAGTACAATTATTGAAGGGGAATTACCTGTTCTTTTTGAAGTGATTCAAGCGATCCATGAAGTTCCTTTTGAGGCTGGAGTTCAAAGAGTTGCAACGAATATTAGAATCGATGATCGTCGTGACAAGGCATCGACACTCGAGGGGAAATTAGCTTCAGTCAATGAAAAACTAAGTGATCAAAGCACTCCTGAATAG
- the thiD gene encoding bifunctional hydroxymethylpyrimidine kinase/phosphomethylpyrimidine kinase codes for MNKALTIAGSDSGGGAGIQADLKTFQELGTFGMSVITALTAQNTLGVHGVFPQTAEAIEAQLDAVLSDIGTDAVKTGMLFSPEIIELVADKLKQYNVENIVVDPVMIAKGGASLLQDAAVDALVTKLLPLATVITPNLPEAAKVLGIKEMTTLEEMESAAKKLHGLGPKYVVLKGGHLEGDTKSTDILYDGQTITYLEAERVSTKNTHGTGCTFAAAIAAQLAKGDEIADAVKTAKQFISAAITHSLSIGNGIGPTNHAAYRLYM; via the coding sequence ATGAACAAAGCATTAACAATTGCAGGATCTGACAGTGGTGGAGGAGCAGGCATCCAAGCTGATTTAAAGACTTTTCAAGAATTGGGAACGTTTGGTATGAGTGTTATCACCGCATTAACTGCACAAAATACATTAGGAGTTCATGGTGTTTTCCCGCAAACAGCAGAGGCCATAGAAGCTCAATTAGATGCTGTGCTTTCGGATATCGGCACAGATGCAGTAAAAACAGGGATGCTCTTTTCTCCAGAAATTATTGAATTAGTTGCTGACAAATTAAAACAATACAACGTGGAGAACATCGTTGTTGACCCAGTAATGATTGCTAAAGGTGGGGCTTCGTTATTACAAGATGCGGCTGTTGATGCACTCGTGACGAAACTTCTTCCGCTGGCTACAGTTATTACTCCTAATTTGCCAGAAGCAGCAAAAGTTTTAGGGATAAAGGAAATGACAACGTTAGAAGAAATGGAAAGTGCAGCCAAAAAATTACACGGTCTAGGACCGAAATATGTGGTCTTAAAAGGTGGACATTTAGAAGGGGATACAAAATCTACGGATATTTTATACGATGGACAAACAATCACCTATTTAGAAGCAGAACGGGTTAGTACAAAAAACACACACGGTACAGGTTGTACCTTTGCAGCGGCTATAGCGGCCCAGTTAGCAAAAGGCGATGAAATAGCAGATGCTGTGAAAACGGCTAAGCAATTTATAAGCGCAGCCATTACTCATTCTTTATCGATTGGTAATGGTATTGGCCCAACTAATCATGCTGCTTACCGTTTATACATGTAA